Proteins found in one Ptychodera flava strain L36383 chromosome 3, AS_Pfla_20210202, whole genome shotgun sequence genomic segment:
- the LOC139129436 gene encoding zinc finger and SCAN domain-containing protein 2-like: MATGTIDQAVIDEQFLQCSICVDRFVHPKVLPKCGHIFCKGCLSGVLRANGDEMLICPICRTDNTSSVRDGNIERLPDSHLAKSLIELVSTAVIQQTQGLEANQLKANGLDSGLSDFPIVEAYTSPDTAASNSTTAIPHQYMCFVCARDFNDSRTLQCHMEQCLLENASILSSAPRHTNADDSPSYSCPVCQVECQDESSLHIHVDMCLQSAESSDLTTPYTCPICQLQFDDEGILHAHVDSCLSDEPTDVVTSNSPGMRGAGELNGGLSAPSSPRPSYLCPLCESVFSSMDELADHKAHCSHGCSRETRAGRDEATAAVSEFQVRAADTVNLGEFALNTCPACRLTFADTACYLSHIPQCTPEDSSAFSQANLSGFPPNTCPDCRQTFANSASYQSHIPRCSPDDAAALSQET; encoded by the coding sequence ATGGCAACGGGGACAATCGACCAAGCTGTCATCGACGAGCAGTTCCTGCAGTGTTCCATCTGTGTGGACCGCTTTGTCCACCCAAAGGTGCTGCCAAAATGTGGGCACATATTCTGCAAAGGCTGCCTGAGCGGAGTGCTGCGAGCCAACGGCGACGAAATGTTGATATGCCCGATCTGCCGGACCGACAACACCAGCTCTGTCCGGGACGGCAACATCGAGAGGCTCCCCGACAGTCACCTGGCCAAGTCGCTCATCGAGCTTGTGAGCACGGCGGTGATACAGCAAACGCAGGGGCTGGAGGCGAATCAGTTAAAGGCGAACGGACTGGATAGCGGCCTTTCGGACTTCCCTATTGTTGAGGCTTATACGTCGCCAGACACAGCCGCCAGTAATTCCACGACGGCGATACCGCATCAGTATATGTGTTTTGTGTGCGCCCGTGACTTCAACGACTCGCGCACATTGCAATGCCACATGGAACAATGTCTGCTAGAAAATGCCAGCATTCTGTCGTCTGCGCCTCGTCACACAAATGCGGACGACAGTCCATCGTACTCTTGCCCCGTGTGTCAAGTGGAATGTCAAGATGAAAGCTCCCTTCACATCCACGTCGATATGTGTCTGCAGTCGGCAGAGAGCTCGGACTTAACGACACCTTACACATGTCCGATATGCCAGTTACAGTTTGACGATGAAGGAATACTCCATGCGCACGTAGATTCCTGTCTGTCGGACGAACCCACGGACGTCGTCACTTCGAACTCACCAGGGATGAGGGGCGCTGGTGAGCTTAACGGCGGACTGTCTGCGCCTTCGTCTCCGAGACCGTCGTACCTGTGTCCATTATGCGAAAGCGTCTTTTCAAGCATGGACGAACTAGCGGACCACAAGGCCCATTGCAGCCATGGGTGTTCTCGTGAAACGCGCGCTGGACGGGACGAGGCGACGGCGGCGGTCAGCGAATTTCAAGTGCGGGCAGCAGACACCGTCAACCTTGGCGAGTTTGCGCTGAACACTTGCCCTGCTTGTCGCCTGACCTTCGCCGATACTGCGTGTTATCTGTCGCACATACCGCAGTGCACTCCGGAAGATTCATCCGCCTTCTCGCAGGCCAACCTTAGTGGATTTCCGCCGAACACGTGCCCGGATTGTCGCCAAACCTTCGCCAATAGTGCTAGCTATCAGTCGCACATACCGCGGTGTTCTCCGGACGATGCTGCCGCCCTCTCGCAGGAAACGTAG